In one Rugosibacter aromaticivorans genomic region, the following are encoded:
- the metW gene encoding methionine biosynthesis protein MetW, which produces MIHTAERADFDLIASWVKPNERVLDLGCGDGSLLKRLIEERGAYGYGIEREEAGVQAAIAQGINVIQGDLEQGLAGFDDGTFNHVVLSRTLQTVRHTERLLTEMLRVGREAVVSFPNFAYWKNRMAVMRGRMPVSEDLPYEWFDTPNLRFFTLLDFESLCAKMQLVIRERQVLDESGRLILEEPNFLGSLAVYRLGR; this is translated from the coding sequence GTGATACACACTGCCGAACGTGCTGATTTTGATCTGATTGCCAGCTGGGTGAAGCCCAATGAACGTGTGCTCGATCTGGGCTGCGGGGATGGTTCGTTATTGAAGCGCCTGATCGAAGAGCGGGGCGCCTATGGCTATGGCATTGAGCGAGAAGAGGCTGGCGTGCAGGCGGCCATTGCGCAGGGCATCAATGTTATTCAGGGGGATCTGGAGCAAGGCTTGGCAGGCTTTGACGACGGAACGTTTAATCACGTGGTGCTGTCGCGCACGTTACAGACAGTGCGTCATACAGAGCGACTCCTGACTGAGATGCTGCGTGTCGGTCGCGAGGCCGTGGTGAGTTTCCCTAATTTTGCCTACTGGAAAAACCGCATGGCGGTGATGCGTGGCCGTATGCCGGTTTCCGAAGATCTGCCTTACGAGTGGTTTGATACGCCCAATCTACGATTTTTTACACTGCTCGATTTTGAGTCACTGTGCGCCAAAATGCAGCTGGTTATTCGCGAGCGACAAGTGCTGGATGAAAGTGGCCGCCTCATCCTCGAAGAACCTAATTTTCTAGGTAGCCTCGCTGTCTATCGCCTGGGTCGGTAG
- the metX gene encoding homoserine O-succinyltransferase MetX: MSVGIVFPQQAHFSSPLMLKSGALLPVFDLVYETYGTLNAAKSNAILVCHALSGHHHVAGYYADQTENIGWWDNIIGPGRPLDTDRFFIVGVNNLGGCHGSTGPASVNPATGKHWGADFPVVTVEDWVEAQARLADILGIDAWAAVIGGSLGGMQALQWTLSFPERVRHSLVIAAAAKLSAENIAFNEIARQAILSDPDFHGGNYYAHHVRPLNGLRLARMLGHITYLSDDQMAEKFGRRQRPGAGSYSFDVEFEIESYLRYQGDKFAGLFDANTYLRMTRALDYFDPALAYDGQLATALAPARASFLVIAFSTDWRFAPFRSREIVHALVHNGQSVAYAESNCAHGHDSFLMEDAYYHAVVASYLQRITL; this comes from the coding sequence ATGAGTGTCGGGATAGTCTTTCCCCAGCAGGCCCATTTTTCCTCACCCCTGATGCTGAAAAGCGGTGCGCTGCTGCCCGTCTTTGATCTGGTGTATGAAACATATGGCACGTTAAACGCTGCCAAATCCAACGCGATTCTTGTTTGTCATGCCCTCTCTGGCCATCATCATGTGGCGGGATATTATGCGGATCAAACGGAAAACATCGGCTGGTGGGACAACATTATCGGCCCTGGCCGCCCGCTGGATACGGACCGTTTTTTCATCGTTGGCGTGAATAATCTGGGGGGGTGTCATGGCTCGACTGGCCCGGCTAGCGTCAACCCCGCAACAGGCAAACACTGGGGCGCCGACTTCCCTGTGGTGACTGTTGAAGACTGGGTGGAAGCCCAAGCACGCCTGGCAGATATTCTGGGCATTGATGCCTGGGCGGCGGTGATTGGCGGCAGCTTAGGCGGCATGCAGGCGCTGCAGTGGACGCTGAGCTTTCCTGAGCGCGTAAGGCATAGTTTGGTGATTGCTGCTGCAGCCAAACTCTCGGCGGAAAACATTGCGTTCAATGAAATTGCGCGTCAGGCTATTTTGAGCGACCCGGATTTTCATGGCGGCAATTATTATGCGCACCACGTGCGCCCGCTAAACGGCTTGCGGTTGGCTCGCATGCTGGGCCATATCACGTATTTGTCGGATGACCAGATGGCTGAAAAATTCGGCCGCCGTCAGCGCCCTGGTGCGGGGAGTTATAGCTTTGATGTGGAGTTCGAGATCGAATCTTATTTGCGCTACCAGGGCGATAAGTTTGCCGGTCTGTTTGATGCGAATACTTATTTACGCATGACCAGGGCATTAGATTATTTTGATCCTGCGTTAGCGTACGACGGACAACTGGCTACTGCGCTAGCACCTGCTCGAGCGAGTTTCTTGGTGATCGCTTTCTCCACGGATTGGCGGTTTGCGCCCTTTCGATCGCGCGAGATTGTGCATGCGCTGGTACATAACGGACAATCTGTTGCCTATGCTGAAAGCAACTGCGCCCATGGGCACGATTCTTTTCTCATGGAAGATGCGTATTACCATGCTGTCGTAGCCTCTTATCTTCAACGGATAACCCTGTGA